One genomic segment of Desulfobulbaceae bacterium DB1 includes these proteins:
- a CDS encoding NADH dehydrogenase — protein sequence MNPGGWLLILILLSSLVPGLIIFALPEKSHGPRTLLNLGGAVLKLLLVLGLVVGIFRGSDFEMRWSIMPGLELVLHSDPLSALFATLSTVLWLLTTVYAVAYLEDAPNRRQFFGYFSVCVTVTVGIALAGNLLTFLLFYELLTLTTYPLVIHRGTREAREAGRVYLAYTLSGGAVIFIAVVWLQTIAGPLEFSAPSVLPALGPDYERSLVLIFILFMAGFGVKAALVPLHGWLPRAMVAPAPVSALLHAVAVVKAGVFGIIRIVHDVYGIEFARQLGLLFPLSVLASISIIYGSICALREDDLKRRLAYSTVSQLSYIVLGISVAGPIAAIGGLVHLVHQGLMKITLFFCAGNLAETLGVHRISRLPGVARRMPLTMAAFTVAALGMIGVPPMVGFVSKWYLGMGGLDAGKLWVVGVLAASSLLNAAYFLPIVVSAWFGGQEEKWPVERTFGRFETHWMLLLPPLVTAFVVVVVGLLANAQFSPLAWVKFIVAMDYAP from the coding sequence ATGAACCCGGGAGGCTGGTTGCTCATCCTGATTCTGCTCAGCTCGCTTGTGCCGGGATTGATCATCTTCGCCTTGCCGGAAAAAAGCCACGGACCGCGGACCCTGCTCAATCTCGGTGGTGCGGTGTTGAAACTGCTGCTGGTGCTTGGACTGGTTGTCGGAATCTTCCGGGGCAGTGATTTTGAAATGCGCTGGTCCATCATGCCCGGCCTGGAACTGGTTCTCCATTCCGATCCGCTGTCGGCGCTTTTTGCCACCCTTTCCACCGTGTTGTGGCTGCTGACCACGGTGTATGCGGTTGCGTATCTGGAGGATGCGCCGAACCGGCGGCAGTTTTTCGGCTATTTCAGCGTCTGCGTCACCGTCACGGTGGGAATCGCCCTGGCCGGCAATCTGCTGACCTTTCTGCTTTTTTACGAATTGCTGACCCTGACCACCTATCCGCTGGTCATTCATCGGGGCACCAGGGAGGCGCGTGAGGCCGGCCGGGTCTATCTGGCATACACCCTGAGCGGCGGCGCGGTTATATTCATTGCCGTGGTCTGGCTGCAAACCATCGCCGGACCGCTTGAATTCAGCGCCCCCTCGGTTTTGCCCGCGCTTGGCCCTGATTATGAAAGGAGCCTGGTGCTCATCTTTATCCTGTTCATGGCGGGATTCGGCGTCAAGGCGGCGCTTGTGCCGCTGCACGGCTGGCTGCCCCGGGCCATGGTTGCGCCGGCGCCGGTGAGCGCCTTGCTGCATGCGGTTGCCGTGGTCAAGGCCGGGGTCTTCGGCATTATCCGTATTGTGCATGACGTCTACGGCATCGAGTTTGCCCGGCAACTCGGGCTGCTTTTTCCCTTGTCCGTGCTGGCCTCGATCTCCATTATATATGGGTCGATCTGCGCCCTGCGGGAAGATGATCTGAAAAGGCGGCTTGCCTATTCCACCGTGAGCCAGCTGTCGTATATCGTGCTCGGCATCAGCGTTGCCGGACCGATTGCCGCCATCGGGGGCCTTGTGCATCTGGTGCATCAGGGATTGATGAAGATCACCCTGTTTTTCTGCGCCGGGAATCTGGCTGAAACCCTTGGGGTGCACCGCATCAGCCGGCTGCCTGGCGTGGCGCGGCGCATGCCGCTCACCATGGCGGCATTTACCGTCGCAGCCCTGGGCATGATCGGCGTGCCGCCCATGGTCGGCTTTGTCAGCAAGTGGTATCTCGGCATGGGAGGTCTTGATGCCGGCAAACTGTGGGTGGTCGGGGTTTTGGCGGCAAGCTCGCTGCTCAATGCCGCTTATTTTCTGCCGATTGTCGTCAGCGCCTGGTTCGGCGGACAGGAGGAAAAATGGCCGGTGGAACGAACATTCGGACGTTTTGAGACCCACTGGATGTTGCTGCTGCCCCCGCTGGTTACGGCGTTTGTCGTCGTTGTCGTCGGTTTGCTGGCCAACGCCCAGTTCAGCCCGCTGGCCTGGGTGAAATTTATTGTCGCCATGGATTATGCGCCGTGA
- a CDS encoding AI-2E family transporter, with protein MSPKTASKIALLLCLFSISAIFLAMTRQFLMAIFMAGIFAALTTPLYRRLLVPCRGKRALASLLTIMVVACLFLLPFTGLIGVVVAQAINVSESVTPWVQAFLKQPSALSDYQDKIPYHELLLPYRDVIIEKLGILVGNASTLLIDSLSSMTMMTVNAALTSIIMLYTMFYFLIDGHKLLDRILFYLPLEDREERLLLQRFTSVAKATIKGTLIIGIIQGALCGIGFALAGIQSPVFWGTLMAFLSIIPSVGTAIIWLPALIILVLLGDIPGAVVLGIVCGGIAGNADNLLRPRLVGSDTQMHDLFVLFGTLGGISMFGLIGIMVGPILAALFVTIWEIYGESFREFLPEVGPSRRHSEETFPAKGESSPPDCAGDGEKK; from the coding sequence ATGTCTCCTAAAACAGCTTCAAAAATAGCCCTGCTGCTCTGTCTCTTCAGCATTTCAGCGATCTTTCTCGCCATGACCCGCCAGTTCCTCATGGCCATTTTCATGGCAGGGATCTTTGCCGCCCTGACCACCCCTCTTTACCGGCGCCTGCTTGTTCCCTGCCGGGGAAAACGGGCCTTGGCGTCTCTTCTCACCATCATGGTCGTCGCCTGTCTCTTCCTGCTGCCCTTCACCGGACTCATCGGGGTGGTTGTGGCCCAGGCCATCAATGTCAGCGAGTCCGTCACCCCATGGGTCCAGGCTTTTCTCAAGCAGCCGAGCGCCTTATCGGACTACCAGGACAAAATCCCCTACCATGAGCTGCTCCTCCCCTACCGGGACGTGATCATCGAGAAACTGGGCATCCTGGTGGGCAACGCTTCGACCCTGCTCATCGATTCGCTGTCGTCCATGACCATGATGACGGTCAATGCCGCCCTCACCTCCATCATCATGCTGTATACCATGTTTTATTTTCTCATTGACGGCCATAAGCTGCTGGACAGAATCCTTTTTTACCTCCCCCTTGAGGACCGGGAGGAACGACTCCTGCTGCAACGATTCACCTCTGTCGCCAAGGCGACAATCAAGGGAACCCTGATCATCGGCATCATCCAGGGAGCCCTCTGCGGCATCGGTTTTGCCCTGGCCGGCATCCAGAGTCCCGTGTTCTGGGGCACTCTCATGGCCTTTCTGTCCATCATCCCCAGCGTCGGCACGGCGATTATCTGGCTGCCGGCCCTCATCATTCTGGTGCTGCTGGGAGATATACCCGGCGCCGTTGTTCTCGGCATCGTCTGCGGCGGCATTGCCGGCAATGCCGATAATCTGCTGCGGCCGCGACTCGTCGGCAGCGACACCCAAATGCACGACCTCTTTGTCCTCTTCGGCACCCTTGGCGGCATCTCCATGTTCGGCCTCATCGGCATCATGGTGGGGCCTATCCTTGCCGCCCTGTTTGTGACAATATGGGAGATCTATGGAGAATCCTTCCGGGAGTTTCTGCCGGAGGTGGGGCCTTCCCGGCGGCATTCGGAAGAGACATTTCCCGCCAAGGGGGAAAGCTCGCCGCCGGATTGCGCCGGAGACGGGGAAAAAAAATAG
- a CDS encoding Na+/H+ antiporter subunit G, with the protein MLCICIGIPFFVSGTVALLRFPDIYTRLHGLTKADNVGLGFVVAGLALQSENWRIAVQLFFIWLLVLIAGSASCHLIARAALRKKIEPWSRS; encoded by the coding sequence ATGCTGTGCATCTGCATCGGTATTCCTTTCTTTGTTTCCGGCACCGTGGCTTTGCTGCGTTTCCCTGATATCTACACCAGGTTGCATGGACTGACCAAGGCGGACAATGTCGGTCTTGGTTTCGTCGTTGCCGGTCTGGCGCTGCAGTCGGAGAACTGGCGTATCGCCGTACAACTCTTTTTTATCTGGCTGTTGGTGCTTATTGCCGGTTCCGCTTCCTGCCATCTGATCGCCCGGGCCGCCCTGCGGAAAAAAATAGAACCCTGGTCACGGTCATGA
- a CDS encoding cytoplasmic protein, translating into MDRRQFIKDIFLWSAGASLAVPHFRILPSALAAEKPPALLSLARGEDYAALVAQVLAPLGGIENFVRPGDKVVIKPNIGWDRSPEQAANTHPLVVKALAAQALQAGAEKVLVFDRTCNEERRCYVNSGIEKAIRELDDKRVRIEHVDRRKFVPIKISRGKSLSEWEIYKDALDCDCYINVPVAKHHGLSRLTLGLKNSMGVLGGNRGSLHQNLGQNLADLATVIRPKLTVIDATRILLRSGPQGGDLKDVKKTDTLLASADPVAADAYATTLFDLKPDAIESTLAAYKMGLGEMDLDKIQVLTA; encoded by the coding sequence ATGGACAGACGGCAATTCATCAAGGATATTTTTCTCTGGTCGGCCGGGGCATCACTCGCTGTTCCCCATTTTCGTATTCTGCCGAGCGCCCTTGCCGCGGAAAAGCCGCCGGCCCTTCTTTCGCTGGCCCGGGGCGAGGATTATGCCGCCCTGGTCGCGCAGGTGCTGGCCCCTCTCGGCGGCATTGAAAATTTTGTCCGGCCGGGGGACAAGGTGGTGATCAAGCCGAATATCGGTTGGGACCGCAGCCCGGAACAGGCGGCCAACACCCATCCGCTGGTGGTCAAGGCCCTGGCTGCCCAAGCCTTGCAAGCCGGGGCGGAAAAGGTGCTCGTTTTTGACCGGACCTGCAACGAGGAAAGGCGCTGCTATGTCAACAGCGGCATCGAAAAGGCGATCCGGGAGCTTGACGATAAGCGGGTCCGGATTGAACATGTTGACCGCCGTAAATTCGTGCCGATAAAAATCAGCCGGGGAAAATCCCTTTCCGAGTGGGAGATTTATAAGGATGCCCTGGACTGCGACTGCTATATCAACGTGCCGGTGGCCAAGCATCACGGGCTTTCCCGTCTCACCCTGGGGTTGAAAAACAGCATGGGGGTGCTCGGCGGCAACCGCGGTTCCCTGCATCAGAACCTGGGGCAGAACCTGGCGGACCTGGCAACCGTCATCCGGCCAAAGCTGACGGTCATCGACGCCACCCGCATTCTTTTGCGCAGCGGCCCCCAGGGCGGCGATCTCAAGGATGTGAAAAAAACCGACACCCTTCTTGCCTCAGCCGATCCGGTGGCGGCCGATGCCTATGCGACAACCCTGTTTGATCTGAAACCGGATGCGATTGA